In Tenrec ecaudatus isolate mTenEca1 chromosome 5, mTenEca1.hap1, whole genome shotgun sequence, the following are encoded in one genomic region:
- the GHRL gene encoding appetite-regulating hormone, which translates to MLSRGTVCSLLLLTVLWVDLARAGSSFLSPGHPKVQRKESKKPAGKLQARAVEGWLRPEGGSLEDGAEDALEIQFNAPFDIGIKVSGTQYGEHGRALDKFLQDILWEGNKVSRASFPMTAGVSIVLQEQHLYSGLHWIAIPLREKLLP; encoded by the exons ATGCTCTCCCGGGGGACCGTCTGCAGCCTGCTGCTCCTCACTGTGCTCTGGGTGGACTTGGCCAGGGCAGGCTCCAGCTTCCTGAGCCCCGGACACCCAAAAGTGCAG AGGAAGGAGTCCAAGAAACCAGCAGGCAAGCTGCAGGCCCGAGCGGTGGAAGGCTGGCTGCGCCCTGAAGGGGGGAGTCTGGAGGACGGGGCAGAGGACGCGCTGGAAATCCAG ttCAATGCCCCCTTTGACATTGGAATCAAGGTGTCAGGGACTCAGTACGGGGAACATGGCCGGGCCCTGGACAAGTTCCTTCAGGACATCCTTTGGGAAGGCAACAAAG TTTCAAGGGCCTCCTTCCCGATGACTGCGGGGGTGAGCATTGTGTTACAAGAACAGCACCTTTACTCTGGGCTGCACTGGATTGCCATCCCTCTAAGGGAGAAGCTGCTGCCTTAG